The Gadus morhua unplaced genomic scaffold, gadMor3.0, whole genome shotgun sequence genome includes the window ttttcagtcgcactaccccgaattctaggcgcatgtgcgcccaaattaggcgcactcagCCCTGACTTATCATATCttatcttcctctccccccctccatctcaccacgtctcttcctctctccgttcctctcacctctctttgtctctccctgcctctccatctcgctctcctctacctctcttgtattctatctctcctccctcctccacctctccctccctctatgtaTTCCTCTCACTCTacgactctcctcctctctccgtctctgtctcatGTGGGGTAGATCAGAGATTCTGGGATCCCTGGGGCCGGTCTAGGGGTGTTTTACTGTGGAGACGGTGGCCTTCCCATTGGAACACACTTTGGACCCTACGAAGGACACAGGACCGATGAAGAGGGAGCCCTGGAGAGTGGATACTCCTGGGAGgtcagtgtgtttgtattcatttattttgatctagtcttgtatgtgtgcttgtgtgagtttATTGGATGGCATAGAGTCTGATTAACACATTTCTCACGATCTACAAAAGCAGACACAATGATTACATtgatgcaaagagagagacactttctAACTGGATGAGGTAGGACCCTATTCACttttatcagaatcagaatcagaaatactttattgatccccggggggaaattgttgttATACCATCTACTGCATGAAGAATGTTCACAATTATCTTACTATCATTACTTGAttgataacatttatatttctctgtgtctgttaTCTGATTAGATCCACAATATTTTCTGTGTTGCTATGACATGTGCAGAAGATAGACGGTAAAGGTGTGTTGACGTACCCCTCTGTGTGTTAGGTACGTCAATTGTGCTCGTAATGAAGAGGAACAGAACCTAATAGCGTTTCAGTACAAAGGAGGGATTCTGTATCGCTCCTGTGGCCTCGTGACTTCAGGAAAAGAGCTCTTGGTCTGGTATGGGGATGAATACGCCAGACATCTGGGAATCGGATTTGATCGACTGTGGAACAACAAGAGCTCTACTAAAGGTCTGCTTTCAAGTCTGTCTTACTGTCAGGGTTTGGTTTCTATGCGGCCCTTCATGACCACATCTCATTTTAATTCAAAAGAGCTTGGACAATaaacattaaaggttgggtaggtgattcgcttttttggccatttttgcaaaattacttgaaatccttatcataacccgcttacagccactgagtcagaagtactgacatgaaaattaaacttgtcaatcatctgtggaacgggcaggtctcgaaaaactccagccaatcatttggaTTGCCACctcgttgcattggacagtaagtacgtcaatcaaacggtcgtactgcactccccctcccccgcgccccgcgcgcgaccccttcgcgcagtactcgtgacccagagctcgtgacccagagcaagctcctgtttgttgttatcctgcggtagctactggaactagttaatccacatttggacctagcagtagaagacaatttccatggcagacaagacgccaccatccccaccaccaccaccaccaccaccagcaaagagaaggaaaactctttttcagagagtaattgataataaaaacgctgaaagagaaaaactgaaatcaagaataatcctaggcgctgctttcgaacgttggcggcaactgaaggacgagaagggtctaaaaaccgatgcttgtgtggcggttgacctagtttcaaagtttataccgtttatactcggtaataccggtgttgagacgagtgtattactcggtgtgaaaatgtccacaccgcggcaaccctagtgaaaaccaggacttccaatacaattatatgaaacaaacatacattttctaaaaatagtaatgatttatgtgaccgtttaatgtttataacatctggtgcaaccatagccgcgagaacgtattctcagcagggggtgctggaaaaaaaaacccggcctgcactagactcgcaactcgtcacattgataaaaaagaatggatatatagcagcgcagctcaattacaccagtgcatgcgcacacagttgaaaatcgatcgttgtgttcacttccttcacaccatggttcacatccagctgctcacagaacaagtttagcgcaccaccgctaccctcacactttttcatgtaaccttttttcagcactaggtcatatgagcattaaataaatgctgcgtctcaacatgccttggacagcagcgaggatgactcgctttgccacgggccgaaacagttcggagcgaccacagccagagcgaacacagcggggcagaggagtgtcaggaagtctttggtgtacacatcagttacggcctatttgcactactgtttagtggcaatgcagtgttttattctatgcctttttattttcgtatattatttcaattaatacaatttatttattcatgaaatcaagatctggtcttcaaatcttttttccaaatataggtcgtcttacaatggggtttgtgtttatattcggaccaatacggtacagcgggcgctcacatgacgttaagcatttcctggtgcataatgtgacgcttcagaacctaaaatcccgtttctccccgttgacacgacaacacataaccggcgttttcagaaatctccactttggccggagtttttagaaatgatcgttttctgtgataagacagggcctcggacagggggtgttgcagcacccccagcacccctacttcccgcggtactgggtgcaacttacagctgaatgtagtgccatgtttgttaaacgaaaacctacgctagcctggctcgctgtcgcgcatctctgttcgcgctcgtgcatgattgcgcgtccaggtacttggaatgggtggagtcagagtcagcgttgaaggagagggggtaggaccatttgagttgtgtattttcaaaatctgctggcgtttcgcaaatcacctacccaacctttaacaaagCAGTTAAGAAGTTATACAGGAAATGGTGAAGTTTTCACataaatttaaatataataaacaaAAGATGACAACATAATAGAAAAATATTCTCACTTGGAAAAAGGTCTAAATGCAAAATATACAGTACCATGGAGgtttcaaaaaaacataagtatACTAATTCAGGTATGCTTGATTAGGCTGTGCAGCCTTATCAAGCCCCAAAGCCTAAACCACCTGACTCTGGCCAGGTGAGGCTACCAGCCATCAGCAGCACTCAAAAATACATatgactctctctttctcctaggAGGGAGATCCCAGCTGACACCAGCACAGGCTTTCCCCTGTCCCGAGTGTCCGTACTCCTACACGTCTCAGATCTTCCTCCACAAACACATGAAGAGGAGCCACGGCGACCTGTACGGCCGACTGCTGAGGAGTGGAGAAATCAAGGTGGAGCCTAGGCTCCACCCATACGTTGCAGCCTCCTATCAAGAACCAATCGGAGCCTCCCCGGGAACCGTCCAAAGCACGAGCCAGATTCCAGCAGAAGGAGCCGGACGCCACAGATGTGAGAAGTGCAGTAAAACCTTTAGTCACTCTGATAGTCTGAAGGTTCACCAGCGCATCCACATGGGAGAGAAACCATACCACTGTCGACAGTGTGGGAAAACATTTAgtacatctggtgaactcaagAGACACCAGATCATTCACACAGGAGAGAAACCATACCACTGTCAACAGTGTGGGAAAACATTTAGTAGATCTGACGAACTCGAGAGACACCAGATCATCCACACGGGAGAGAAACCATACCACTGTCAACAGTGTGGGAAAACATTTAG containing:
- the LOC115539310 gene encoding zinc finger protein 239-like: MRYVNCARNEEEQNLIAFQYKGGILYRSCGLVTSGKELLVWYGDEYARHLGIGFDRLWNNKSSTKGGRSQLTPAQAFPCPECPYSYTSQIFLHKHMKRSHGDLYGRLLRSGEIKVEPRLHPYVAASYQEPIGASPGTVQSTSQIPAEGAGRHRCEKCSKTFSHSDSLKVHQRIHMGEKPYHCRQCGKTFSTSGELKRHQIIHTGEKPYHCQQCGKTFSRSDELERHQIIHTGEKPYHCQQCGKTFSQSGDLKVHQRIHTGEKPYHCQQCGKTFSKSGNLKVHQRIHTGEKPYHCKQCGKTFSQSCHLKSHQQLHRGVSTQTTM